From the genome of Phycisphaerae bacterium:
CCGGAGGCCGCCGGTGGCGACAGTCGAAGCCGGATCTGGCGATGTCCCACCGCCGAAACCGACGCCGCGGGCAACGGCTGCAAGGCCGCGGTGAACTACACCTACCTGCGCATGTATAACGAGTACTGGTGGGAGACGACGACGACCGCCATGTGGTGTCGACTGGACGGGATCGACAATCCGAGCCGGCAGATATTCCTGATCGACGGCGTCCTGAGAGGCGAGGACCTCGGAGGCGGCAGCGCGGGATGCATGTCCGGCGCCGGGACACGCTTCGGGATGATCATACCGGAGTACTTCCTCAGCGGATCGGCGGGATTCGTCCACGGCGGAAACGCCAGTATGCTTTTCTCCGACTGGCACGTCGCCGGCTGTTTCCGCCACGACGTGACCAGGGACATGTGCGACAATCCGGATTAGGTGAAGCGATCGAAGTCGGCGGTTTTTTCAGAACGGCTTCCTTGAAGAGAATGACCTCTTGTGACGGGAGTGTGCGCTGATGGTGCGTATCGCGGTATTGGTATGTGTGCTGTGGACTCTCGGATTCGCCGGTGAAGCGGTCGCCGCCGCGACCGCGCCAGTCGAGGAGATGATCGGCGATTCCGGATTTGAGGGAACGCTTAACGCCGACCACTGGTACTTCGCCCAGGATGGTACAGACTGGGATGGGTTCAAGGCGTGGAAGGAAACGAGCGAGGCCGCGGCGGACGATCGGATCAAGACCGAAGGAAAGCGGTCGCTGCGAATGACGGGCCCGGCCACGGTGGTGAGCAAGG
Proteins encoded in this window:
- a CDS encoding DUF1559 domain-containing protein — protein: MTKNSKSPVTDCRTPTRTAWFADDRKRRTPTSFTLIELLVVVAIIAVLVAILLPALSAAREQAKAAECASNLRQLGLGIFNYAENHNGVMYKAYVDEYDWRVHPSSWWTWALYLTGYLPHPEAAGGDSRSRIWRCPTAETDAAGNGCKAAVNYTYLRMYNEYWWETTTTAMWCRLDGIDNPSRQIFLIDGVLRGEDLGGGSAGCMSGAGTRFGMIIPEYFLSGSAGFVHGGNASMLFSDWHVAGCFRHDVTRDMCDNPD